The genomic region CATCGACTCGGCGATGGCCTTCGTGGTGTCGAGGCCGATCAGGTCGGTCAGCCGCAGCGGGCCCATCGGGTGGGCGCAGCCGAGCACCATGCCGTTGTCGATGTCGTCGGCCGAGGCGAACCCGGACTCCAGCATGCGGATCGAGGAGAGCAGGTAGGGGATCAGCAGCGCGTTGACCACGAAGCCGGCGCGGTCCTGCGAGCGGATGACCTCCTTGTGCAGGGTGCCGCGCACGAACGCCTCCGCGCGCACCTGCGTGGTGGCGCCGGTCAGCAGCGACGGCACGATCTCGACGAGCTTCAGCACCGGCACCGGGTTGAAGAAGTGCACGCCGATGACCTGCTCCGGCCGGGTGGTGGCCATGCCGAGCTTCATGATCGGGATCGAGCTGGTGTTGGACGCGAAGATGGCGTCCTCGTCCTTCACGACCTTGTCGAGGGTCGTGAAGACCTCGGTCTTGACCTGCTCGTTCTCCGCGACCGCCTCGACCACGAACTGCCGGTCGGCGAACTCGCCGACGTCCGTCGTGAACCGGATGCGGCCCAGCGCGGCATCGCGGTCGTCCTCGGTCAGCTTGCCCGACTTCACGCCCCTGGCCAGCGAGGAGGCGATCCGCCCCTGCGCCGCCCCGGCCGCGTCCGCGTTGACCTCGACGACGATGACGTCGAGGCCCGCACGGGCGCTCACCTCGGCGATTCCGGAGCCCATGAGGCCGGAACCGACGACTCCCACACGTTGAATGTCACTCACGGCCCCGATCCTGCCACGACCAGCTCGAACCGAGGTGGTGCTGGTCCGAACGGGGCAGCGCAAGCCCCGGTCAGCGGGCCGCACCCTCTTTGGACGGTCGCAGCACGGTGACCGGCAGGCCGCTGTCGAGCAGAGTGTGCTCCGCCGCGACCTTGTTGGCGCCGTAGCCCTTGGGCGAGTCGAAGTCCATCGAGCCCGGTGCGTCGACGGTCCAGCCGGACGCTCGCAGCCGGCGGGCGGTGGCGCCGCCGATGAGGCCGGTGCCGCCGAGGATCAACGCGCGTGGCATTCCGCCGACATCAGTGCCTTCGGGGGTGTGGTTCTCCGCAGTATCGGACCTGCGGACGAACGCAACAAACCGGCCGGTTTTCCTCATGGTGGCACGAAACAACAGTTGAAAAGATCGAACTCACCGAAAAGAAATGGGGAGTTCGATGTTCTCAGGTGTTGCGCCCGCCGCCCACGAACCGGTCGGCGGACTCGCCGGTTGGGCCGTGGACGTCATGGAGTCGCTCGGCGGCGTGGGCGCGGCCATCGTGGTGGGGCTGGACAACCTGTTCCCGCCGATCCCGAGCGAGATCGTGCTGCCACTGGCGGGTTTCTCCGCGGCCAGGGGCGTGTTCAGCCTGGCGGAGGCGCTGATCTGGACCACGGTCGGGTCCGTCGTCGGCGCGATCATCGTGTACGTGGCGGGCATGCTGCTCGGCCGGGAACGCACCCGCAGGCTCGTCGCGAAGATCCCGCTGGTGAAGGTCTCCGATTTCGACCGGACCGAGCAGTGGTTCGCGAAACACGGCGCGAAAGCGGTTTTCTTCGGGCGCATGGTTCCGTTGTTCCGCAGTTTCATCTCGTTGCCCGCGGGGGTGGAACGGATGAACTTCGTGAAGTTCCTCGTGCTGACCACGCTCGGCAGCCTGATCTGGAACACGGTGTTCGTCGGCGCGGGATACCTGCTCGGGTCGAACTGGTACGTGGTCGACGAGTACGCGGGGGTGTTCCAGAAGGCCGTGATCGGCGCGGTCGTGCTCGCCGCCGGGTGGTTCGTGGTCACCAGGCTGCGTGAACGGAAGTCGTCGCGTGCCCGCTGACGGTTACGCTGCGGAGGTGCTGTTCGACCGTGGTGAGCTGGTGCGCCGTGCCACGCGTCGGACGACCGGGCTCGCGATCGGCGGGCTCTCCGCGTTCGCCGAGCTCGCCTTCGTCCTCTGTGCCGGGGCCCTGCTGGGGGTGCGGTCGGCCCGGCCGGTGGTGTTCGGTGCGGCGAGGGCGATCGCGGAGTTCGAACGCAGGCGGATCGAGCG from Lentzea guizhouensis harbors:
- a CDS encoding 3-hydroxybutyryl-CoA dehydrogenase — protein: MSDIQRVGVVGSGLMGSGIAEVSARAGLDVIVVEVNADAAGAAQGRIASSLARGVKSGKLTEDDRDAALGRIRFTTDVGEFADRQFVVEAVAENEQVKTEVFTTLDKVVKDEDAIFASNTSSIPIMKLGMATTRPEQVIGVHFFNPVPVLKLVEIVPSLLTGATTQVRAEAFVRGTLHKEVIRSQDRAGFVVNALLIPYLLSSIRMLESGFASADDIDNGMVLGCAHPMGPLRLTDLIGLDTTKAIAESMYEEFKEPLYSPPPLLLRMVDAGLLGKKSGRGFHNYAK
- a CDS encoding DedA family protein, giving the protein MFSGVAPAAHEPVGGLAGWAVDVMESLGGVGAAIVVGLDNLFPPIPSEIVLPLAGFSAARGVFSLAEALIWTTVGSVVGAIIVYVAGMLLGRERTRRLVAKIPLVKVSDFDRTEQWFAKHGAKAVFFGRMVPLFRSFISLPAGVERMNFVKFLVLTTLGSLIWNTVFVGAGYLLGSNWYVVDEYAGVFQKAVIGAVVLAAGWFVVTRLRERKSSRAR